The genomic window GGAAGCAAGGTTCGGATATTGCTGCTTCCATTCGCCCAGGTGCTGCTTGTACTCGTTCCAGCGATTCAGGAAGTTGTCCTGCCCAAAATGCAGCAAGATGTCGGAACCACCCTCGGACACCAGCCCCTGAACATCTTCCGGGTCTGAGAGATCAATCTCACTCAACTGGCTGGAGACCCTCTCACCGCCCGTATCGATGTCAGCCATAAACTTCTGATAGAGCTTCATGCGTGGACGCCGAACCGAAAGCGGGTCCTCCGGATGGATGCCGATGACCACCGGAAACGAATAGTGTTTTGCCGCCAGTGCAGCAGGACTCATGTCCAGCAGGACGCCGTCGGCATCTACCAGCTTGACCTGGTTGCCCACCCGCGCAAAGGCAACCGGTACACGTTCCACAATCGAAACACGAATCTGGTTGGGAAGGATGCGCATGACCGTCGCATGGGCCACCCAGGGGACCTGCTCCAGTTCTTTGCGTCGTTGTGCCAAGGGCACGAAAAACAGGTTGCGCCCAATGTCCGCACCAAAAACTGAAAGCAGATCAGCACGCGTAAGCTGGCTGTTGCCGTCAATCTGAATGTTCGCTGCAGAATCGATCCGGAAATGGGGATCATGGTCGAGAAAATTCTGGACGGCCATCACAAGCATGACACAAAGCACCACAAGAATGACGCCGAAAAAGCCAAGGGCCACGCGTCCCGGTATGGTTTTTGTCAGAAACGGAGGCAGGAAGCCCTTGCGAACCGGGACCCGTTTACGGGCACGCAGAAACGCCTCTTCCTCGGATGCGTCCTCTTCATCCACACGTGGAATGGGCCGCTGAAGACGCGTCCGGACCTTCACTTCGGGACGCAGGAACTCCTCAGCTGGCAGATGCTCTGCCAACGCGGGACCGTTTTGATAAGGACCTGTTTTCGCCACGCCCGAGCCGAGTCGTGAGAGTCGCCAGCACCACTATAACGTGCGCTGAGCTGTGGAGACATGAAATTCGACCGATGTATCCGGAAAGGTAACCTCAAAATGAAACAGACCGTGCTATCTGGCGGCAAAGGTAAAGTCTTGGTGCACAGTTTGTCTTGCTGCAATCGTCACAGTGACTGCCTTCTGTCCCAGCACCTCGTGGTCCGCAACAAGTGTATAGGTCCCCGGAGGCAGCCCTCTGATCTCAAAATGACCATCAGGCCCGCTGATTGCGTAAAACGGGTTGTCCGTGACATTGATGAATGCCTCCATCCACGGATGATTATTGCAGCGCACCGGAATCATGAGCTCCGGGGTCCGGAAAACGCGCGTTTCAGGCGCACCATTCGGCCCCTGGGAAATGTCCGTGGCCTGGTTGGTTTCAACTTTTGGCAGCATGTGCACGTTGTGCATCGTGGGATCGCTGTTCGTAAAACGGACCGGTTGGCCAACCATGACGCCAATGACATGCGGTGTATACCTGCATCCCTTCTGGTCCATGACTACCGGGGTCGAGGGAGCAGGATAGATTCGATTGCCCAGGCCGTCTTTGATGTAAAGAAAGACATTCTGTAGGCCGCCATCTTTCCCCACATATTGTTCGCTGTAATTGGCCGGGCTAAGGCTACACACCGGGTCCTGCGCCATATCAATCTGCACCGGGGCCGGCATCTTTCCGGAGACATGGACGGTACCCGAGATGGCGCCTGCCGTGGTCCAGTCTATTTGCGTGTACTGGACGGCCGAATGGGCCCCACCGGTTGGCTTCTTGCATCCGGTAAAAACAAGCAGTAAGCCGCAAACCACGATCGCAGGAGCCAGTTTCCTGATCACCATCCACCCCTTCAGAAAATCTCATCCGCTTTTGGGGCCTCCGTCCATCCATGTGCTTCTCTCAGAACGGAGACCCCGAAGATTGAAGTCTAAGCGGCCTCCTCGACCGCCTTCACGACCGCGTCCGCAAATGCCTTTGTCCCGGAGGTTCCGCCCACATCGCGCGTAAGGGTCTTCTTTTCCGCATAGACCTTCTCAAGCGCTCGCTGTACCCTGTCAGCCGCAGCTTCCTCATCCAGGTGCCGCAACATCAGGACGGCCGATTGCAACAGCGCCGTCGGATTGGCAATGTCTTTCCCCGCAATGTCCGGCGCTGAGCCGTGTACGGCCTCAAAAATGGCCGCCTCTGCACCCAGATTTGCCCCGGGGACCAGTCCCAGTCCGCCAACGAATGCCGCGCAAAGGTCGCTGACAATATCTCCGTAAAGATTTTCAAGTAGCAGCACATCGTACTGGTACGGATTCAGGACCAGCTGCATACAGGTGTTGTCAATAATATGCTCGCCGTAGGTGATTTCCGGAAAGCCCTTGCCCACCTCGCGCGCACAGCGCAGAAACAGGCCGTCAGACATCTTCATGATGTTGGCCTTGTGGATGGCATGGATCTTCTTGCGCCCATGTTTGCGCGCATACTCAAATGCAAATTTCGCGATGCGCGTTGAGCCTTTTTCGGTGATTACTTTCAGTGACTCGACAACGCCCGGCACGACTTCATGCTCCAGACCCACATACTCGCCTTCTGTATTTTCGCGAATGATGATCAAGTCCACATTCGGATAACGTGTTTCCAGGCCAGGCAGGTTCTTGATCGGCCGGAAGTTCGCATAGAGCTCAAACTTCTTGCGCAGGGTCACATTGATCGAAGCAAAGCCCCCGCCCACCGGAGTGGTTACCGGGCCTTTCAGCGCAATTTTGTTGCGCTCAATGGACTCGTAGAGTTCCTTCGGAATATATTCCTTGTATTTCTCGAATGCTTCTGCTCCCGCAGCGAAGCGTTCCCACTCGAATTTCACTCCCGTCGCTTCCAGAATGCGGACCACCGCATCGGTCACTTCCGGGCCGATTCCATCACCGGGAATCAGGGTTACTTTGTGTATTTTTGTGTTGGTCATAATCCTCAGTGCGTCCATGCAGACGCTGTTTGGCCAGGAAACCGGGAATATACAAACAAACTGCGGCCGCGCATCGGCTCAACAGCGCCCACGGGCGCGGGCCGCCATCAACTATGCTTTCCCTTCTTCCCTGCTTCTTTTCCGCTCAGTAATTGTTCCAGTTCTTCCTTGAACTCACGCACGTCCTTAAAATCGCGGTATACGCTGGCAAACCGGATATAAGCGACTGTGTCCAGCGTTTTGAGCCGGTCCATCAGCAGTTCCCCGATCTCAGCCGTCGTCCTTTCACGCTCTGGAGAATCCATCAGAAAGCTCTCTGCTTCATCCACCAGAGACTCCAGCTTGCCGGCAGAAATCGGACGCTTTTCGCAGGCGTGCAGAAGCCCGCTGAGCACTTTTTGCCGCTCAAACCGTTCCCGGCGGCCGTCCTTTTTCACTACCATGTAGGGGATTTCGTCAATACGTTCATACGTGGTAAAACGCTTGTTGCAGCGCTCACACTCGCGGCGGCGGCGGATCGAATCTGCCTCTTTGCTCTCTCGCGAGTCCACCACCCGGTCTTGCGTAAACCCGCAGTAAGGACACTTCATTTGTCTGTCTTCTTCCATTCTAGCAAGGGGCCGTCGCCCTCCAGCCCCTACTGCCCGCTTTTATAAGGACGGGCAAACTGTTAGCATCAGATATTCCCGGAAAGCGAATGGCTGACGCAAAGCTTCAAATCATACCTCTGGGCGGATTAGGTGAGTTCGGCATGAACTGTCTCGCCATCCGCTATCAGAACGACATCATCGTGATGGATGCCGGGCTGATGTTTCCTGAATCAGAACTGCTCGGTGTGGACATCGTCGTCCCCGACATTACTTACCTTGTCGAGAACCGCGAGTTGGTGCGCGCCATCATCCTGACTCACGGTCACGAGGACCACATCGGGGGGCTGCCCTGGATCCTCTCGGAGCTCAACGTCCCGGTCTACGGCACAGAGTTCACTTTGGCCTATGTGGAGGGCAAGCTCGATGAACATAAATTGCTGGACCAGACTGAGCTGATCGAGATCATCCCCGGCACGAAGTTCTCTCTTGGCCCCTTTGTCATTGACCCTATCCGTGTCACCCATAGTCTCGTGGATTGCGTGGCCCTGGCCATTGAGACCCCTGTCGGAATCATTGTCCACACCGGCGATTTCAAGATTGATCTTTCTCCCCCGGACGGCAAGGCCTTTGACCTTCACAAGTTCGCCGAATACGGAAAGCGCGGTGTGCTTGCCCTGTTACAGGACTCGACCAACGTGGACCGCCCCGGCTATACTCCCAGCGAATGGGCCGTCAAACCGCGCCTGGACGAACTCTTCTCACGCACAAAGAAGAAGCTCTTCTTCAGTTGCTTCTCGTCATCGATTTACCGTATCGGCATCGCCGTGGACCTGGCCCACAAACATGGCCGCAAAGTGGCCATTGTTGGCCGCTCGATGGTCGAGTCGGCCGAGATTGCGCAGGACCTCGGATATCTTGATGTGCCTCCCGGCGTCATCATCAATCCTGGCCAGATCGCCGACTACGCTCCGGAAGAAGTGATGGTGCTCATCAGCGGGACGCAGGGCGAACCCATGAGCGCCTTGAGCCGCGCCGCCGTAGACAACCACAAACATGCGCGCATCCACCCAGGAGACACCGTCGTCCTCAGCTCGCGCGTCATCCCAGGCAATGAGAAAAGCATCTTCCGCGTCATTGATCACCTCTGCCGCCGCGATGCGCATGTGATTTATGACGATGGCGCCTCCGGCCTGATCCATGTCAGCGGACATGCCAGCCAGGAAGAGCAGCGGCTGATGATTAACCTGCTGCGCCCGAAATTCTTCATCCCGGTGCATGGCGACTACCGCCACCTGAAGAAGCACGCCGAACTGGCACAGAATATGGGAGTTGTGGACCTGGCCCTGGTCATCGAAAACGGCGACATCCTCGAACTCGGCCCCGATGACGCACGGATTACCGGAAAGGTCACTGCTGGGCGCGTCTGCATTGATTCAGGCTCGACCGCCGATGTCGTCGAAGACCTCGTCATCCGCGACCGCCGCCACCTCAGCGAAGACGGCATCGTTCTGCCCATCCTGACCATCAACAAACTCAGCGGTAAGGTCGAGCGGCAACCGGAAATCGTCAGCCGCGGCTTTGTTGGCGCGGACCCTGAACTGCTGGAAGCCGCCCGCAAGGTCATCACCCAGACACTCGAAAACTCCAGCGATGAAGAAAAGGCCGACTACGGCGTCATCAAGGAGAAGATCCGTATCGACCTGAAACGCTATATCCAGAAAAACACCAGTCGTCGGCCTCTGATTATGCCCGTGATTCTGGAGATTTAGCCAATGCTGGTGACTCTGGAAGAAATCCGCGCAGCGCAGGAACGGATTCAAGGCGTGGCCTCCCATACCCCTTTGGTCCGTTTGCAGATCTCCGGGCCGCCCGGGAATGTCTTCATCAAAGCCGAAGGGCTGCAGCCCATTGGCAGCTTCAAACTGCGTGGCGCCTATAACAAAATTTCGCAGTTGAAGGAGGCCGAGCGCCAACGCGGCGTGATTACCTACTCCAGCGGCAATCACGCTCAGGGAGTTGCTTATGCCGCCCGCGCCCTCGGTAGGAAGGCTGTCATCGTGATGCCCTCCAATGCTCCTGAGGTCAAAAAGCGCGCAACTGCCGCGCTGGGAGCGGAAATCGTCGAGGTCGGCCCCTCCAGCCTGGAGCGGAAAGAAAAGGCCGAAGAACTGCAGGCGCAATTCGGATACGTGATGGTGCCGCCCTATGACGACCGCGACATCATCGCCGGACAGGGCACCTGCGGGCTGGAAATCCTCGAAGACCTCCCCGAAGTAGACCTCGTACTCTCCCCCGTAAGCGGAGGAGGGCTGTTGAGCGGCGTGGCAGCAGCCATCAAACTCCTAAAGCCTTCCGTCCGGGTCCTCGGCGTTGAACCCGACCTGGCTGCCGATGCACAGGAGAGCTTTCGCACCGGCAGGCTTGTCACCTGGCCGGCGGAGCTCACTTCCCGCACCATCGCCGACGGACTGCGCACCCAGCGCCTGGGCGATCTGAACTTCGAGCACGTCCGTGCTTACGTAGATGACATCATCACGGTAAAAGAGGAAGAGATTGCCTGCGCCATGCAGACGCTGCTTTATCAGGCGCGCCTCACACCCGAGCCAAGCGGGGCCGTTACCACGGCCGCTGTCCTCTTTCATTCCGAAGGGCTGGTGCCCTTTCGCAATTGCGTTGCGATTATGAGCGGCGGAAACGTCGAACCTGACGTACTCAAGCGCATGCTGGCCACCAATTAAGAAGCGGTCAGGATGTCTGGACCAGCCTGCTCAGCTTTCCTCCCCGATCGCCACTACGAAATACTGCGCCGGTCCCTGGCCGGTGTTGCGAATGCCATGCTCTTCGCCGGAGTGAATGAAGGCCGCCGATCCCGGACCGATGGTTGTGCTTTTGCCTTGAATCGTGACCTCGACTGTTCCCTTTGAAATAAGAAACAGTTCTTCATGCACGTGGTGATGCGGCGGATGCGGCATGGCTCCTGGCGCCAAAGTGGTTTCATGCACTTCCAGATGCACCCCCGCATGCGTGACGCCGTTCAGGATTGGACGCGAAGCATTGGCTCCATTGGCATGTACAGGTAGTTGATCGAATGGCTTGGCAAAAGACGGAATCGGCTGGTTGTTGTCAGCTGCCCATGCGAAAGGGCCCAAAAGCAATGGAAGGGCCTGGCATAATGCCCGTCTTGAAAGGTCCATAAGCTCCTCGTGTATTGCCTGCGCACTGATTTTACCGGAGAACACGGGCCATGACGCGCAGTTCCTCCTCCGGTACACTCTTTCTTTATGGACCTCTCCGCTATTCAGTCCGCGCTCCGTGAGCAGCAGCTCGATGCATGGCTTTTCTACGACCATCACCACCGCGATCCCATCGCAGAGCGCATCCTTGGGCTGGACCCTCATGCGCACGTTACACGACGCTGGTATTACGTCGTTCCCGCGCAGGGTGAACCGCACAAGCTGGTACACCGCATCGAACAGGGCCGCCTGGACACTCTGCCCGGAAACAAGACCGCCTACTCCTCATGGCAGGAGCTGCAATCTGGTCTGGAGCGGATCCTTCGGCCCTATCAACGCATCGCCATGCAGTACTCGCCGCGCAACGCCATTATGTATCTCTCGATGGTAGACGCCGGCACGATTGAATTTCTGCGCGAAATCGGCAAAACCATCCTCAGTTCCGCCGACCTGGTGAGCCAGTTTGAGGCTGTGCTTACTGCGGAACAGATTGCCAGCCACTATGAGGCGCAGCGCGCACTCGATGAGATCCTCGCAGAAGGGTTTCGCCGCATCGGCCAGCGCGTTTCTTCCGGCATCACAGAATACGAGATGAAGGTGTGGTTTCAGGAGGCCATCTCCCGTGCGGGCATGGTAACGGAAAATGGTCCGAACGTCTCCGTAAATGAAAACTCTTCGGACTCCCACTACGAACCCACGGCAGAACACTCGCGCAGAATCGAGAAAGGGGACTTCCTGCTAATTGATATCTGGTCGCGCATGGACCGCCCCAACTCCTGCTGGTATGACATTACCTGGACCGCTGTCGTTGGCCGCGCGCCTTCTGAACGCGAACAACAGGTCTTCACCACAGTAAAGAATGCGCGCGACGCCGCCATACGCGCTGTACAGCAAGCATTTGCAGCAAAGCAGCCCATCGCCGGATGGCAGGCCGATGACGCGGCGCGCAACGTCATTCATGAGGCGGGATTTGCGCCGTATTTCACCCACCGTACCGGGCACAACATCGCCACCGAGATCCACGGGAACGGTGCACATCTGGACAATCTGGAGACCCACGATGAGCGCCGCATTCTTCCCTTCACCTGCTTTTCCGTAGAGCCAGGAATTTACCTTCCGGAATTTGGCGTTCGCAGTGAAGTCAATATGATGACAACGCAGGACAAGGCCGAGGTGACCGGGCGCATCCAGCAGGAGCTGGTACGGGTAGAATAACGCCCTTTTCCATCGACGCCCGCAAACACGATACGGCAAACCGTGGCCGGAAGCAGTCCTACTGCCCTTCGTCCTCTGCCGGAATCGCGTAGTATCCCTTTCGCGCCTGCACCTTCAGGCCATCTCCCCTGCATGAGATGTCCAGCTTACGGAAGCTGCCGTCCATTTTTGTATTGGTAGGCGTGTAGCTGGCCAGATACTGCGTGCGGAGCTCATCTTCAATCTGCTGAAAGGCTGCTTCCATCTTTTTGCCATTGTTGCCTACATCAATCATGCGGCCGCCGGTCTCTTCGGCCATCTTCTTCAAAGCCGAGGCCCCCGAATAGCCCATGCCATAGTTGAAATAAAAGCCCCGGTCAGCAATCAAAAGCGCATAAATAATGGTGTTGGACTTCTGTGCCTCTTCAATGGCTTCAGCAATTTTGTGTGTGCTGCCCTGGTCCTCTCCGTCGGTCAGCAGAATCAGGGCCTTCCGACCCGTCTCTGAGCGGAGCTTGTCGGACGCCTCATACACTGCGTCATACAGCAAAGTCCCCTTGGGGTCTCCGTGCACGGGTACCGGACCCTGCCCCATTCCAGGAACGCCGATGGCCCCCCCTCCGCCTCCAGTGTTGATCTGCGCCTGGTCCATGGCCTTCTCAAGCAAACGGGGATTGCTGGTGTAGTCCTGTAACAGGTTCACCTGAACATCAAAGGAGACCAGAAAGGCTTCGTCCTTCGCACGCAGGATGCGCTTCAGAAACGCTGTTCCCGTCTGCTGCTCCATGGGCAGAACATTCTGCTGGCTGCCGCTGGTGTCGAGCAGTATGCCCAGGGTCAGGGGAAGGTCCGTTTCAGGAGCAAAATTCTTGATCTTTTGCGGCTGCTTGTCTTCAAGAATCGTACAGTCGTCTTTCGTCAGGTTTGGGACCAGCCCTCCCTGCTTGTTCCGCACCGTAAAATACACACTCACCAGATTGGCGCTGGCACGGAATGTTGTGGTGGCCGTATTGACCTGGTCCGTTGTATCGGGGGCGTTACTGACCGGAGGAGCATCCGGAGAACCGGGCTCCTGCGCGCTGGCGCGGAAACCAATCGCTGCACAGGCCAGGACGAAAACAAATATGGAAATCCGCCGCCGCATGGGTCTACTCTAATTGGACGGATGAGAGGAATGAAAGGTCTTTCTTTCGCCTCGAAGGGGTGCCGAAGAACCCGATCTCTCCGTTTTGATAGTCTTAAAGAAGCCTGAGGTCTCCCGGTGCCACTCACCAAATGGGGACCATCGGCATCTAATGGAAGTGCGCTCTTCTGCTGCGAATCCCAAATGAGCAGGCAGTTGCGCGAAAGAGGTTTTGGGGGTTTTCAAAAACGATGCAAGGCGCCTTGGCTACATTGCTGGCCTTTCTTTTGCTGGGAGCACCCCAGCAGCAACAACAGCAAAGCATTCCCGACGCGCCAGCGCCCCAGCCTGCCAGCGCTTCTGACCTGTCGAATCTGAAAGATCAGGTGGCCCCGGGCAAAGGCACCGCTTCTGAGGCCCTGAAGCAGCCGGCTACGCCGGCAAGCCAGTCAGACGCGCAGCAGCAGCCTTCTTCCTCTTCCGATACACCTTCTGCTCCTCAACAGGACAACAGCCAGCAGCAGCAGGCCCCCTACATCCCGAAACCGGGAGAGAACCAGGCTTTTCTGATCCGTGTTCCCGTCACTTATGTGGACGTTCCTGTGACCGTCCGGGACAAAAAGCATCAGCTTGTTGCTGGACTCACCTGGCGGCAGTTCAAAATCTATGAGGACGGCGTCCGTCAAAATATCGCC from Pseudacidobacterium ailaaui includes these protein-coding regions:
- a CDS encoding isocitrate dehydrogenase (NAD(+)), whose amino-acid sequence is MTNTKIHKVTLIPGDGIGPEVTDAVVRILEATGVKFEWERFAAGAEAFEKYKEYIPKELYESIERNKIALKGPVTTPVGGGFASINVTLRKKFELYANFRPIKNLPGLETRYPNVDLIIIRENTEGEYVGLEHEVVPGVVESLKVITEKGSTRIAKFAFEYARKHGRKKIHAIHKANIMKMSDGLFLRCAREVGKGFPEITYGEHIIDNTCMQLVLNPYQYDVLLLENLYGDIVSDLCAAFVGGLGLVPGANLGAEAAIFEAVHGSAPDIAGKDIANPTALLQSAVLMLRHLDEEAAADRVQRALEKVYAEKKTLTRDVGGTSGTKAFADAVVKAVEEAA
- a CDS encoding cell division protein FtsQ/DivIB, with amino-acid sequence MAEHLPAEEFLRPEVKVRTRLQRPIPRVDEEDASEEEAFLRARKRVPVRKGFLPPFLTKTIPGRVALGFFGVILVVLCVMLVMAVQNFLDHDPHFRIDSAANIQIDGNSQLTRADLLSVFGADIGRNLFFVPLAQRRKELEQVPWVAHATVMRILPNQIRVSIVERVPVAFARVGNQVKLVDADGVLLDMSPAALAAKHYSFPVVIGIHPEDPLSVRRPRMKLYQKFMADIDTGGERVSSQLSEIDLSDPEDVQGLVSEGGSDILLHFGQDNFLNRWNEYKQHLGEWKQQYPNLASVDLRYDGQVVLKMSKDAAMGQEASAEQNQQPVPKAGKAKTKAPAHPYRKRA
- a CDS encoding VWA domain-containing protein — protein: MRRRISIFVFVLACAAIGFRASAQEPGSPDAPPVSNAPDTTDQVNTATTTFRASANLVSVYFTVRNKQGGLVPNLTKDDCTILEDKQPQKIKNFAPETDLPLTLGILLDTSGSQQNVLPMEQQTGTAFLKRILRAKDEAFLVSFDVQVNLLQDYTSNPRLLEKAMDQAQINTGGGGGAIGVPGMGQGPVPVHGDPKGTLLYDAVYEASDKLRSETGRKALILLTDGEDQGSTHKIAEAIEEAQKSNTIIYALLIADRGFYFNYGMGYSGASALKKMAEETGGRMIDVGNNGKKMEAAFQQIEDELRTQYLASYTPTNTKMDGSFRKLDISCRGDGLKVQARKGYYAIPAEDEGQ
- a CDS encoding M24 family metallopeptidase, whose product is MDLSAIQSALREQQLDAWLFYDHHHRDPIAERILGLDPHAHVTRRWYYVVPAQGEPHKLVHRIEQGRLDTLPGNKTAYSSWQELQSGLERILRPYQRIAMQYSPRNAIMYLSMVDAGTIEFLREIGKTILSSADLVSQFEAVLTAEQIASHYEAQRALDEILAEGFRRIGQRVSSGITEYEMKVWFQEAISRAGMVTENGPNVSVNENSSDSHYEPTAEHSRRIEKGDFLLIDIWSRMDRPNSCWYDITWTAVVGRAPSEREQQVFTTVKNARDAAIRAVQQAFAAKQPIAGWQADDAARNVIHEAGFAPYFTHRTGHNIATEIHGNGAHLDNLETHDERRILPFTCFSVEPGIYLPEFGVRSEVNMMTTQDKAEVTGRIQQELVRVE
- a CDS encoding carboxypeptidase regulatory-like domain-containing protein codes for the protein MVIRKLAPAIVVCGLLLVFTGCKKPTGGAHSAVQYTQIDWTTAGAISGTVHVSGKMPAPVQIDMAQDPVCSLSPANYSEQYVGKDGGLQNVFLYIKDGLGNRIYPAPSTPVVMDQKGCRYTPHVIGVMVGQPVRFTNSDPTMHNVHMLPKVETNQATDISQGPNGAPETRVFRTPELMIPVRCNNHPWMEAFINVTDNPFYAISGPDGHFEIRGLPPGTYTLVADHEVLGQKAVTVTIAARQTVHQDFTFAAR
- a CDS encoding cupin domain-containing protein, with the translated sequence MDLSRRALCQALPLLLGPFAWAADNNQPIPSFAKPFDQLPVHANGANASRPILNGVTHAGVHLEVHETTLAPGAMPHPPHHHVHEELFLISKGTVEVTIQGKSTTIGPGSAAFIHSGEEHGIRNTGQGPAQYFVVAIGEES
- a CDS encoding threonine ammonia-lyase produces the protein MLVTLEEIRAAQERIQGVASHTPLVRLQISGPPGNVFIKAEGLQPIGSFKLRGAYNKISQLKEAERQRGVITYSSGNHAQGVAYAARALGRKAVIVMPSNAPEVKKRATAALGAEIVEVGPSSLERKEKAEELQAQFGYVMVPPYDDRDIIAGQGTCGLEILEDLPEVDLVLSPVSGGGLLSGVAAAIKLLKPSVRVLGVEPDLAADAQESFRTGRLVTWPAELTSRTIADGLRTQRLGDLNFEHVRAYVDDIITVKEEEIACAMQTLLYQARLTPEPSGAVTTAAVLFHSEGLVPFRNCVAIMSGGNVEPDVLKRMLATN
- a CDS encoding ribonuclease J: MADAKLQIIPLGGLGEFGMNCLAIRYQNDIIVMDAGLMFPESELLGVDIVVPDITYLVENRELVRAIILTHGHEDHIGGLPWILSELNVPVYGTEFTLAYVEGKLDEHKLLDQTELIEIIPGTKFSLGPFVIDPIRVTHSLVDCVALAIETPVGIIVHTGDFKIDLSPPDGKAFDLHKFAEYGKRGVLALLQDSTNVDRPGYTPSEWAVKPRLDELFSRTKKKLFFSCFSSSIYRIGIAVDLAHKHGRKVAIVGRSMVESAEIAQDLGYLDVPPGVIINPGQIADYAPEEVMVLISGTQGEPMSALSRAAVDNHKHARIHPGDTVVLSSRVIPGNEKSIFRVIDHLCRRDAHVIYDDGASGLIHVSGHASQEEQRLMINLLRPKFFIPVHGDYRHLKKHAELAQNMGVVDLALVIENGDILELGPDDARITGKVTAGRVCIDSGSTADVVEDLVIRDRRHLSEDGIVLPILTINKLSGKVERQPEIVSRGFVGADPELLEAARKVITQTLENSSDEEKADYGVIKEKIRIDLKRYIQKNTSRRPLIMPVILEI
- the nrdR gene encoding transcriptional regulator NrdR — protein: MKCPYCGFTQDRVVDSRESKEADSIRRRRECERCNKRFTTYERIDEIPYMVVKKDGRRERFERQKVLSGLLHACEKRPISAGKLESLVDEAESFLMDSPERERTTAEIGELLMDRLKTLDTVAYIRFASVYRDFKDVREFKEELEQLLSGKEAGKKGKHS